From the Exiguobacterium marinum DSM 16307 genome, the window TTGGCAGTTCGGAATATACTTCCCGTGAGCGATCTGTCGTCCAGACAAATTGTGTACTTGGACGCTGCCTTCCGCGTCGCGGTGAACAGATCCGATCGCATCATTTGTCTCATCATAAATGGTCGCCTCACCTTGCGTAAAGACACAACCTTTTACATAAATTAATTTGCGCACCGCTTTTTCCTCCTAGCACGTTCCAACCGTGTTTTTTTTATGTGTACGGTCGGGTATTTCTTAAAACCCCAATCGTTTCTCTGTGTAGTTTTTATCTCGTTTCAACTACTACATATTTCATATGACGAAGATGATTATTGCATCGTTTAACGAAAAAGACAACCCCTTTTTTTCGACATTATTCCGGATTCTGTCGAACTTGTGAACAGGCCTATTCTTATCGCTTATATCCCGCTTCTTTTAAGAGTTCTTCAAGTTCCATTCTTGCAATCAAACGAACTTGATTTGGTGACGCTAATTCATACGCACCGTCCGTATAAGTCGAGTTCGTCACGACCCATCCTTCATGAGCTTGATAGTACGGGACTGCCGCCGCAATTTGTTGAACAGCTTCAAGTCCGACCACCTTTTCATATCGTTTCGCTTGTATCGCGATCGTCCATCCATCAGGCGTCTTCAGTAACAAGTCAGCTCCAAAGTCTCGGGATGCAGGTGTCACGGTGACCGTGTAACCGAGTGCTGTGAACACTTCTTCTAAAAATAGTTCAAACTCTCGACCGTCCATGCGATCGATTCGATCAATCGTTGACAACCGAATCTTCCAAACAAACCACCCGATTCCAAGCAGGAGAAGCAAAATACTGCTCCAA encodes:
- a CDS encoding restriction endonuclease, encoding MIGLLISIIGAISLWWFEAPLWSSILLLLLGIGWFVWKIRLSTIDRIDRMDGREFELFLEEVFTALGYTVTVTPASRDFGADLLLKTPDGWTIAIQAKRYEKVVGLEAVQQIAAAVPYYQAHEGWVVTNSTYTDGAYELASPNQVRLIARMELEELLKEAGYKR